In Deltaproteobacteria bacterium, the genomic stretch ATCGGTACCTCCTGATGGGGTTGAAAATCTCGCACCGGGGAACTTTATCCAAGGATCTTTCGGAGTGTCAACCCGAAACCGGGATCGAGGGCCGTCGCAGGCACGCGGTGTCCGAGCGGAATACCTGCCGAATCGCCTCCGTAGCGGCCGAATGGTGCCTTGGCGTCCCGCATCTGATACAAAAGGCGCCATGGCCGAGATCGTTCTGGCGCTGGCAACATCCCACACGCCGCAGTTGAGCGTCGCCGACTGGCGCCTGCTGCAGACGAAGGACGAGACCGATCCCACCCTGGACTACCCGGCGCTGACGGCCGCGGCGAAATCGGACATCGGCCGCGAGATCACGGCGGAACGGTACCGGGAGCGATTCCAGGCCTGCCAACGCGCCCTGCGAGTGCTGGGCGACACGCTCCGGGAAGCGCGCCCGGACGTGGTGGTCACCTTCGGCGACGACCAGCACGAGCAGTTCCTCGACGACAACATGCCGACCTTCGCGGTCTACCACGGGCGGGACATGACCATCGCGCCGCGCACCGGGCCGCTGCCGGAGTGGAAGAAGGCCGAGCAGCGGGGCTGGGCCGAGACCGCCCCGGTCTATTCCAACCACACGGCCCTGGCCGAGCACCTGATCGGCTGGCTTTCGGACCACGACTTCGACATCGCCCGGACCAACCGGCTGCGCGAGGGCGTCGGGCACGCGTTCAGCTTTCTCTACCGGCGCCTTCTTCCCGGAAGCACGCTGCCCATGGTGCCGGTGATGGTCAATACCTACTACCCGCCCAACCAACCCACGCCGGGGCGCTGCTACGCGTTGGGACAAGGCGTGCGCAAGGCCATCGAGTCGTGGGACTCGGACGCCCGGGTGGCCGTCATGGCGTCCGGCGGCCTGAGCCACTTCGTGGTCGACGAAGACATCGACCGGGCCACGCTGAAGGCCCTGGCCGACAAGGACACCGCCGCGCTCCGGGCGCTTCCGCGCGAAAAGCTCAGGAGCGGCACCTCCGAAATCCTCAACTGGATCGCCCTGGGCGGTTTCGCGGAGCCCATGGAGATGACGCTGGTGGACTACGTTCCCGGATACCGTTCGCCCGCGGGCACGGGCTGCGGCATGGGCTTCGCCTACTGGAGACCGACTGTCCGCGGCTCTGCCGACAAGAGCCCCGAGGCGATGATCGAGGACGGAGGCCGGCCATAGGCCTCCCGCACACCCCCATCGACGACGCCTTCCGCCGGCAGGCTCCCGCCGTGCTGCTGATGGCGGTCATCTTCCTGCTCAACTTCACCGGACGCGTCATCCTGGCGCCGCTGCTGCCGACGGTGGAGGCGGATCTCGGCATCACCCACGCCCAGGCCGGCATGTTCTTCCTGTTCGTTTCCGCCGGCTACCTCACGGCCATGACCGGGGCCGGGTACGTCTCGGCCCGGCTGACGCACCGCGGCACCATCATTCTCTCCTTTGCCCTGCTGGGCTTGGCCACAATGGCGGTGTCGGGCGCGCCGAGCCTGAGCGGCATGCGCCTCGGAATGTTCGCCATGGGCTTGGGCGCCGGTCTCTACCTGCCGTCGGCCATCGCCACCATCACCTCCCTGGTGAGCCGGCCGCACTGGGGCAAGGCCATCTCCATCCACGAACTGGCCCCCAACGTGAGCTTCGTGACCGTGCCGCTGCTCGGGGAGCTGCTGCTGCGCAGCCTGCCCTGGCGCACCATCCTCTTCGGCTTCGGCGCCGTCACCTTCCTGTCCAGCGGGCTCTACGCTCTTCTCGGCCGCGGCGGCAGGTTCGCCGGCGAGCCGCCCGCCTTGGCCGTGGTCTGGCGCTTCCTCCGGGATCCCATGCTGTGGATCGTCCTGGTGATGTTCATCATGGGCGTCGCCATCACCCTCGGCGTCTTCACCATGCTGCCGCTCTACCTGGTGTCCACCCGCGGTCTCGACGAGGGTTGGGCCAACACGCTCGTGGGGCTCTCGCGCGCGGCCTGTCCGGTGCTGGCCCTGGTGGCGGGCTGGGCCGCGGACCGCTTCGGCGTGCGCCGCACCGTAACCGTGACCCTGACCCTCAGCGGCGTCACCGTGGCACTGTTGGGCCTGGTGCCGGACCCCTGGATCGCGCCGGCGGTGGTCATCCAACCCTCGGTGGCGGTGGGCTTCTTCCCCGCCGGCTTCACCGCCCTGTCGACCCTGGGCGATGCCCAGACCCGAGGCACCGCCGTCTCCCTGGTGGTACCCGTGGCGTTCGTCATCGGCGGCGGCGGCATCCCCTGGTTCCTGGGGCTGTGCGGCGACCTGGGCGCCTTCGACATGGGCTTCGTCTGGGTCGGAGTGATCACACTCGCGGGCGCGGCAACGTCGCTGCTTTACAAGCCCCGCCGTACGACGTAATCGTCTTCAAGAAAGCGAGGAGAAAATGGCCCGGCCCACCGGATACCAACGCGACCCAGCGGCGGCACAGCCGCCGTACCTTTACCCCGACTACCGCTCCACGGTGCTGCGGGCGCCCCAGCGGCCCCTGGTGCCGTTGCCGCACACGCTGTCGGAAATCACCGGGCCGGTGTACGGCCACGAGAAGGTCGGCCCGTTGGACCACGACCTCACCCGGCAGCACGACGGCGAGCCGCTGGGCGAGCGCATCATCGTCCACGGACGGGTCCTGGACGTCCATGGCAGACCGTTGCCCGACGCCCTCCTGGAGCTCTGGCAGGCCAACTCGGCGGGCCGCTATCGCCACGACGGCGACAACCACCCCGCTCCCCTCGATCCCAACTTCAGCGGCGGCGGACGCTGCACCACCGACGCGGACGGCCGCTACCGTTTCGTGACCATCAAGCCGGCCGCGTATCCCTGGGGCAACGATCCCAACGCCTGGCGGCCGGCGCACATCCACTTCTCGCTCTTCGGCACGGCGTTCGTCACGCGCTTGATCACGCAGATGTACTTTCCGGGCGATCCGCTGCTCGACTGCGACCCCATCTTCAATGCGACCGCCGACGCGGCGGCGAGACGACGGCTGGTGTGCCGACTCGACCTCGAGAAGACCGAACCGGAATGGGCGCTCGCCTACGAGTTCGACATCGTGTTGCGGGGCCGGGACGCCACCCCCATGGAGGGTTGAATCAGTGGCGAACCAGCGCGGGACCACCCCTTCCCAGACCATCGGCCCGTTTCACCGCATCATG encodes the following:
- a CDS encoding MFS transporter, with product MAVIFLLNFTGRVILAPLLPTVEADLGITHAQAGMFFLFVSAGYLTAMTGAGYVSARLTHRGTIILSFALLGLATMAVSGAPSLSGMRLGMFAMGLGAGLYLPSAIATITSLVSRPHWGKAISIHELAPNVSFVTVPLLGELLLRSLPWRTILFGFGAVTFLSSGLYALLGRGGRFAGEPPALAVVWRFLRDPMLWIVLVMFIMGVAITLGVFTMLPLYLVSTRGLDEGWANTLVGLSRAACPVLALVAGWAADRFGVRRTVTVTLTLSGVTVALLGLVPDPWIAPAVVIQPSVAVGFFPAGFTALSTLGDAQTRGTAVSLVVPVAFVIGGGGIPWFLGLCGDLGAFDMGFVWVGVITLAGAATSLLYKPRRTT
- the pcaH gene encoding protocatechuate 3,4-dioxygenase subunit beta → MARPTGYQRDPAAAQPPYLYPDYRSTVLRAPQRPLVPLPHTLSEITGPVYGHEKVGPLDHDLTRQHDGEPLGERIIVHGRVLDVHGRPLPDALLELWQANSAGRYRHDGDNHPAPLDPNFSGGGRCTTDADGRYRFVTIKPAAYPWGNDPNAWRPAHIHFSLFGTAFVTRLITQMYFPGDPLLDCDPIFNATADAAARRRLVCRLDLEKTEPEWALAYEFDIVLRGRDATPMEG